The Stieleria maiorica genome includes the window AATTGGGGTTCATCAACGCCGGGATCGCCCCGGCAGTCGATTCGGCCGGTTTTACGGATCTGGTCCGCTGGATCGAAAGCGGCTACGCGGCAGGGATGAATTACTTTGCCGACCGCTTGGACGCCTACCGCCACGCCGACGGCGTGATGGCAGGCACCAAAAGCATCATCGTGTTGGCTTATCCCTATCCGGCCGATTCCGACCCGTCGACGCACGATGGACGTGGTCGAGTCGCTCGCTACGCTTGGCCCGGTATCGATTATCACGACACGATTCACCACAAATTAAAGCAACTCAAGCGCCTGGTCGCGGATGCCGCGCCGGAGGTTTCGACACGCGGCTGTGTCGACACCGCGCCCTTGTTGGAACGGGAACTGGCACAATTGGCCGGGCTCGGCTGGCGAGGCAAAAACACATTGCTGCTCAATCGACATCACGGCAGCTATTTCTTCTTGGCGTGTTTCTTGGTCGATGTGGAACTGCCGTATGATGCGCCCCACGCGACCGATCATTGCGGCACCTGCACCGCATGCCTGGACGCCTGTCCGACCGACGCCTTTCCCGCCCCCGGCGTTCTGGATGCCAGTCGCTGCATCAGTTATTTGACGATCGAACACCGCGAATCGATCCCGCCGGAATTGCGCGAAGGCATCGGATCGTGGGTCTTCGGTTGCGACGTCTGCCAGGAGGTTTGCCCGTGGAACCGCAAGCCGTCGCGACGCAGCCAAACGGCACAGGAAGATCGGCCCCTGACGGATCTGGATCTACTGTCATTCTTTGCAATGGACGAAGAAACTTTCCGCGCGACGTACCGTAAATCGCCGCTCTGGCGAACGCGGCTCCGAGGCATACGCCGCAACGCCGCGATCGTGCTGGGCAATCAAGGCGCCCCCTCCGCGCTGCCGGCGTTGCAGCGCGGAGCCGCCGACGAAGACGAAATGGTCGCCGAAGCCTGCCGCTGGGCGATCAAAAAGATCACGCGGTAGCAACGCAATCCACGCCCGGCGCTTTTCTGTTCCATCTTTCCGCTTTGATAAACAAATCGAAAGCGTCGCTGACTCTGCATTCGTAGTGCGCCAGCTGTTCTTTCGTTTTACCGTAGCGGACCCCGTCACGTGTTTCGGCGTCCTCGGCGACTGCTCAAACGTCTGGGGAAAGCCCGTTACGGACCGGACCATCATTGCGGCGTCAGAACGGCCGTCATCAGGGTTGTTGACGCGCGCAATCACCCACTGTACTATCTCAGTAACACACGCGACGTTTGCACTATCCCGCCATCACGGAGAACGCG containing:
- the queG gene encoding tRNA epoxyqueuosine(34) reductase QueG, encoding MDESNPDSGAWLPLFRQRAAELGFINAGIAPAVDSAGFTDLVRWIESGYAAGMNYFADRLDAYRHADGVMAGTKSIIVLAYPYPADSDPSTHDGRGRVARYAWPGIDYHDTIHHKLKQLKRLVADAAPEVSTRGCVDTAPLLERELAQLAGLGWRGKNTLLLNRHHGSYFFLACFLVDVELPYDAPHATDHCGTCTACLDACPTDAFPAPGVLDASRCISYLTIEHRESIPPELREGIGSWVFGCDVCQEVCPWNRKPSRRSQTAQEDRPLTDLDLLSFFAMDEETFRATYRKSPLWRTRLRGIRRNAAIVLGNQGAPSALPALQRGAADEDEMVAEACRWAIKKITR